In a genomic window of Acidimicrobiia bacterium:
- a CDS encoding 50S ribosomal protein L19 has product MQPTDFVDHSSLRTDLPDFAPGDTLKVHVRVVEGAKERIQVFQGAVTGRQGDGVRETFTVRKVSYGVGVERTFPLHAPTVSKIEVVSRGDVRRAKLYYLRDRVGKSAKIKEKRER; this is encoded by the coding sequence ATGCAACCCACCGATTTCGTTGACCACTCCAGCCTCCGGACGGACCTCCCCGACTTCGCCCCCGGCGACACCTTGAAGGTGCACGTTCGGGTGGTGGAGGGCGCCAAGGAGCGCATCCAGGTATTCCAGGGGGCCGTCACCGGCCGCCAAGGAGATGGCGTGCGCGAGACCTTCACGGTGCGCAAGGTGTCCTACGGGGTTGGGGTGGAGCGCACCTTCCCTCTCCATGCCCCCACGGTGTCCAAGATCGAGGTGGTGAGCCGCGGTGACGTGCGCCGAGCCAAGCTCTACTACTTGCGCGATCGGGTCGGGAAGTCCGCCAAGATCAAGGAAAAGCGCGAGCGCTGA
- a CDS encoding ATP-binding protein, producing MLGLVPSATLLGVDGHAVTVEVHISRGLPSFSVVGSPDAACREASGRVRAALLSSGATWPPHRITVNLAPPTVRKVGAGLDLAIAVAILVASDQVPPEAVAGRAFLGELGLDGSLRPVPGTLCLIEALREGAVVLPAMSATEAGLVAGRVVHGIDTLARLLACLRNEEPWPAAPPSEPPPALPAGADLADVRGQPVGRYALEVAAAGAHHLLLLGPPGAGKTMLASRLPGLLPPLSDRAALEATRIHSAAGLGLPPGGLIRHPPFRAPHHGASAVALVGGGSTTMRPGEISAACHGVLFLDELAEFAVHVLDALRQPLEEGVVRVARAAATVTFPARFLLVAAMNPCPCGYGGRPGGCRCSEGARARYQRRLSGPLLDRFDLRVEVSRPSVSDLMGHALGEPSAAVRARVLAARDMARSRGVETNAAIPVDRLDEIAPLGEEAVEVLVQALQSGRLSARGLHRIRRVARTVADLQQQEAPITAAQAAIALSLRADTSLPSVLASVSSP from the coding sequence GTGCTCGGTCTTGTCCCTTCTGCAACCCTCCTCGGCGTTGATGGCCACGCGGTGACCGTGGAGGTACACATCAGCCGCGGTCTGCCCTCTTTCAGCGTGGTGGGGTCACCGGACGCGGCCTGCCGGGAGGCCAGTGGCCGGGTGCGGGCCGCCTTGCTGTCGAGCGGGGCCACCTGGCCGCCTCATCGCATCACGGTGAACCTCGCTCCACCCACGGTCCGCAAAGTGGGAGCGGGTCTCGATCTGGCCATCGCGGTGGCGATCCTGGTGGCCTCGGATCAGGTGCCACCCGAGGCGGTGGCGGGGCGGGCCTTCCTCGGTGAGCTCGGCCTGGATGGTTCGCTTCGGCCGGTGCCGGGCACCCTCTGCTTGATCGAGGCTCTGCGCGAGGGTGCCGTGGTTCTTCCGGCGATGAGCGCTACTGAAGCGGGGCTGGTGGCGGGCCGGGTGGTCCACGGGATCGACACCCTCGCTCGCCTTCTGGCCTGCCTGCGCAATGAGGAACCGTGGCCGGCGGCGCCGCCGAGCGAGCCGCCGCCCGCTCTGCCGGCGGGGGCCGACTTGGCCGATGTGCGCGGTCAGCCGGTGGGGCGTTACGCCCTCGAGGTGGCCGCCGCCGGCGCCCACCATCTGTTACTGCTCGGTCCACCCGGGGCCGGTAAGACCATGCTGGCGTCGCGGCTGCCTGGCCTGCTTCCCCCCCTGAGTGATCGGGCCGCGCTCGAGGCCACCCGAATCCACTCGGCGGCCGGGCTCGGGCTACCGCCGGGGGGGCTCATTCGCCATCCGCCCTTCCGGGCCCCCCATCACGGTGCCTCCGCCGTGGCACTGGTGGGCGGCGGCAGCACCACCATGCGCCCCGGCGAGATCAGCGCCGCCTGCCATGGCGTGCTGTTTCTGGATGAACTGGCCGAGTTTGCCGTACATGTGCTTGATGCCCTGCGGCAGCCCCTGGAGGAGGGGGTGGTGCGGGTGGCCCGGGCGGCGGCCACGGTGACCTTCCCGGCGCGGTTTTTACTGGTGGCGGCCATGAATCCCTGCCCCTGCGGCTACGGCGGTCGTCCCGGCGGGTGTCGGTGCAGCGAGGGGGCTCGCGCCCGCTATCAGCGGCGGTTGTCGGGGCCCCTACTGGACCGCTTCGATCTGCGAGTGGAGGTGTCGCGTCCGTCGGTGTCGGATCTCATGGGCCACGCCCTCGGCGAACCCAGCGCCGCGGTACGGGCGCGGGTGTTGGCGGCGCGTGACATGGCGCGCTCGCGCGGTGTGGAGACCAACGCCGCTATTCCCGTGGATCGTCTGGATGAGATTGCCCCGCTCGGGGAGGAAGCGGTCGAGGTGTTGGTTCAGGCGCTGCAGAGCGGCCGCCTGTCGGCCCGGGGCCTCCATCGGATCAGACGGGTGGCCCGCACCGTGGCCGACCTCCAGCAGCAGGAGGCCCCCATCACCGCCGCCCAGGCGGCGATCGCCTTGAGTCTCCGGGCGGATACCTCCCTCCCGTCGGTCCTGGCCTCGGTGTCGTCCCCATGA
- a CDS encoding enoyl-CoA hydratase codes for MDTVGIERADGIVTVTFCRPHKKNAINGVMWEELAAAAASIVGNPEDRCVVLTGADGDFCSGADLSDTSVVAPHQLAAMRRINAVVQAFHELPQPTIARVDGVAAGVGMNFALGCDLVLASDRSRFSEIFARRGLSLDGGGSWILPRLVGLHKAKELALFGEVIPAAEALRLGIVNRVVPVEALDPLVADWAGRLAAGPPIALAMTKRMLNRSFEQSFEQALDDEARSQTINFSTRDTAEAIGAFLTKREPRFEGR; via the coding sequence ATGGACACTGTGGGTATTGAGCGAGCCGATGGCATCGTGACGGTCACGTTTTGTCGTCCTCATAAGAAGAACGCCATCAACGGTGTGATGTGGGAGGAGTTGGCGGCGGCGGCGGCGTCGATCGTGGGCAATCCCGAGGACCGATGTGTGGTGCTCACGGGCGCCGACGGCGACTTCTGCTCCGGGGCGGATCTGTCCGACACGTCGGTGGTCGCCCCGCACCAGCTCGCCGCCATGCGCCGCATCAACGCCGTGGTGCAGGCCTTCCATGAGTTGCCGCAGCCCACCATTGCTCGGGTTGACGGCGTGGCGGCGGGGGTGGGGATGAACTTCGCCCTCGGGTGTGATTTGGTGCTGGCCAGCGACCGGTCGCGATTCTCGGAAATCTTTGCCCGCCGAGGCCTGTCCTTGGATGGTGGTGGTTCGTGGATCCTTCCTCGTCTCGTGGGCCTCCATAAGGCCAAGGAACTCGCCTTGTTCGGCGAGGTGATCCCGGCCGCTGAGGCCTTGCGGCTAGGGATCGTGAACCGGGTGGTGCCCGTGGAGGCATTGGACCCATTGGTGGCCGACTGGGCCGGGCGTCTCGCGGCGGGCCCGCCCATAGCTTTGGCCATGACCAAGCGGATGCTCAACCGTTCCTTCGAGCAGAGTTTCGAGCAGGCGCTCGACGACGAAGCCCGGAGCCAGACCATCAACTTCAGTACCCGAGACACCGCGGAAGCGATCGGGGCGTTCCTCACCAAGCGCGAACCAAGGTTCGAGGGACGATGA
- a CDS encoding DUF2469 family protein, which produces MSTEDLERYEAEIELLLYREYKDIASMFRYVVETERRFYLANEVERIVRNEDGRTYVELKMRDAWVWDMYRTTRFVASVSIVTFKDVNIEELPSTDI; this is translated from the coding sequence ATGTCCACTGAAGACCTCGAGCGCTACGAAGCCGAGATCGAGTTGTTGCTCTACCGGGAGTACAAAGACATCGCGTCGATGTTCCGGTATGTGGTGGAGACCGAGCGGCGCTTCTACCTCGCCAATGAGGTGGAACGCATCGTGCGCAACGAGGACGGGCGCACCTACGTTGAACTGAAGATGCGAGATGCCTGGGTGTGGGACATGTACCGCACCACGCGTTTCGTGGCCTCGGTGTCGATCGTCACCTTCAAAGACGTCAACATCGAGGAACTCCCCAGTACGGACATCTGA
- a CDS encoding YraN family protein, translating into MPGCGTCTAPRVSWPRCRSSPSKTSTSRNSPVRTSEVTAQRRAYGAAGEARAAAWYVERGYEVVERNWRCSEGELDLVVRRGADLVFVEVKARRTDRFGTPAEAVTPAKQRRLRRLASRYLEITGVHPSSLRFDVVAILGDDLEVIEAAL; encoded by the coding sequence ATGCCTGGGTGTGGGACATGTACCGCACCACGCGTTTCGTGGCCTCGGTGTCGATCGTCACCTTCAAAGACGTCAACATCGAGGAACTCCCCAGTACGGACATCTGAAGTGACGGCACAGCGCCGGGCCTACGGGGCGGCGGGCGAGGCCCGGGCGGCGGCTTGGTACGTCGAGCGGGGCTACGAAGTGGTGGAGAGGAACTGGCGTTGCTCCGAGGGCGAGCTCGACCTCGTGGTGCGGCGGGGCGCCGATCTCGTGTTCGTGGAGGTGAAGGCTCGCCGCACGGATCGCTTCGGTACCCCCGCCGAGGCCGTGACCCCTGCCAAGCAGCGGCGGTTGCGGCGGCTCGCTAGTCGCTATCTCGAGATCACTGGAGTGCACCCGTCGTCGTTACGGTTCGATGTGGTGGCCATTCTGGGCGACGACCTGGAGGTCATCGAAGCGGCGCTCTAA
- the dprA gene encoding DNA-protecting protein DprA — MTTDRHLGFAILLASQPGMGPRRLSDLLAGPGPERGWREVGGDPHIDAEQVMAAHRAAGVQVMLIDDPAYPERLRADLEPPAVLFAVGDLGAIRAPLVAIVGTRRGTGSGAGVARELGRDLTEAGVGIVSGLALGIDGAAHRGVLDARGAPVGVVGSGLDVVYPARHRDLWAQVGAQGVLLGETGLGVRPAPWRFPARNRIIAGLADVLVVVESHAAGGSMHTVHEAIERDRLVMAVPGSVRNSSSAGTNQLIAEGCPPVRDATDVLVALGLSAAERAGTADPRPVPTPIARAVLAGFDGEPSTLEHLSVRTGVPLPDLALALEALLATGWVERTGGWYEMVAR, encoded by the coding sequence ATGACCACCGATCGCCACCTGGGTTTCGCCATTCTGCTGGCGAGCCAGCCCGGCATGGGCCCGCGGCGCCTGAGCGACCTGCTGGCCGGCCCCGGGCCGGAGCGGGGGTGGCGAGAGGTGGGCGGAGACCCGCACATTGATGCTGAGCAAGTAATGGCCGCCCATCGCGCCGCCGGGGTGCAAGTGATGTTGATCGACGATCCGGCCTACCCCGAGCGCCTGCGGGCCGACCTCGAACCGCCGGCGGTGTTGTTCGCCGTCGGCGACCTTGGAGCCATCAGGGCCCCCCTCGTGGCCATCGTGGGTACCCGCCGGGGCACCGGCAGTGGGGCAGGGGTGGCGCGTGAACTGGGTCGGGATCTCACCGAGGCCGGGGTGGGCATCGTTTCGGGTCTGGCGCTGGGCATTGATGGCGCCGCTCATCGGGGGGTACTCGACGCCCGAGGAGCCCCGGTGGGGGTGGTGGGGAGTGGGCTGGATGTGGTCTACCCCGCCCGCCATCGCGACCTGTGGGCCCAGGTGGGGGCGCAGGGCGTGCTGCTAGGAGAGACGGGCCTCGGTGTGCGCCCGGCACCGTGGCGTTTTCCGGCCCGCAACCGGATCATCGCCGGCTTGGCCGATGTTCTGGTGGTGGTCGAGTCGCATGCCGCCGGTGGGTCGATGCACACGGTGCACGAGGCCATCGAGCGCGATCGTCTCGTGATGGCGGTGCCCGGCTCCGTGCGGAACTCCTCCTCGGCGGGTACCAATCAGTTGATCGCCGAGGGCTGTCCGCCGGTGCGCGACGCTACCGACGTACTGGTGGCGCTGGGCCTCAGTGCGGCCGAGCGGGCGGGTACCGCGGATCCTCGCCCGGTGCCCACCCCCATCGCACGGGCAGTGCTGGCGGGCTTCGATGGTGAGCCGTCCACCCTCGAGCATCTTTCGGTGCGCACCGGCGTTCCCTTGCCCGATCTCGCGCTGGCGTTGGAGGCTCTCCTGGCCACCGGATGGGTTGAGCGCACCGGTGGTTGGTACGAAATGGTGGCGAGATGA